GCGCATGTTCCGTTTGTCCACTTCGGCCAGCCTGACAAGTTCTCGTGGTTTTACGGTGTGGTGCTGTTTCGTGAGAAGTGCCTGTCCTTCAGTAATTAGAGTTTATGTGATAAAGTGCCCGACCCAGAGGGCTTGTACTTCATCCTATGGTGACAGAGTCACTTTAAAAGGGAATGATAACGTTTATCTGGCAACTCAACTGAAAATTTTGTGGGTGCATACGCAACTCATTTCTCTCGCTCGCTCTCTGTCTGTGCCAGAAAGCCCCTACCCAAACTAATTATAGTGAACCATCGTTACCTCGGAATATTTTGCCCAGCGATCCATCTTGGCCAGAAGGCTCCACACTGCGCCGGGTTGGTGCGAAGCAGGAAATACGAGTACACACTGCGCCCCCGGTGCCATCAGTGCAGCTATATTCTTCAGTGCACGACCCTGGTCCTTCAGCCACTGAAGGCAGTAGAAAGAATAAACCCTGTCGAAGCGTCCGCGATGACTGATGAATTCTGTCACGTCTTCGCCTATGTCGAGCACCTCATACTCGATCTTCTCGTGGGCCGAGTGTCGGCTAGCATACTTGATCATGTCGACGCTGCAGTCGATGCCGACTAGCCTGGCGCACGGCAGGCAACGTGGCAGCAGGAAGTCCCGCGTGAAGTCGCCAGTTCCACAGCCGACGTCCAGGACTTGCATCGTGCTCAGCGGCTCCGCGAGGAACGCCGGCTGGCAAAACTCCAGCACAGTGTTGTTGTGCTTCCTCTGAAGACTGTTGTTCTGCGCGTACAGCTTGGTGGAGATGCGAAGCTCTTCCTTTGCGTTCGAAGCAATGCACCATCGCCCATTCCGAGGGAGCTCGGAAATCTCAACCGCCGACGAAAGCCGGCCCTCCGCAGGATACATTGCTGCAAATAAGCGTAACAGCACATGAAATTTTAATGACAGCCCAAAAGAAAGGGAGGCTAGTACGAATTCATTCTTCCGCGCCACTTTCTGTAATCGTTACAAGGCGTTATTTTTTGCCCTTTGTCAAAATGAAAGGTTTACACGCGCTTGGAATTACACGTACTTGACCATTGATCTACATTATCAAGCTTATTCGGCTTCAAGACACGAAAAACCCAAAAGCATTAATGTTTATTTTCATGGCCGAACGTGACCCTGTTCAGACGAGCATAAACGCAGTTATATCTTCTAACCTTGGTTCCTATCctgtctctctcactctctctcagtGCGCTCGCACTTTTGTAAGTGTGTGGAGGGGGGGACAGAATTTTCTGTCCAGACACCAGGTGAACCAGTGTTCAAATAAATAGATGAAGAATAAATTTAATGGCTAGTTTttcttagacacaataataatgctagCTATCAGACAtgaaagccaaggaaagtatagcgatTGTTATTAGTaatgattgtaatgtaaatgtgaagcaaTAAAAGTAaacgaaaagataccttgccgctGGCAGATACTGAAGCTGCGGCTTTCGAATAATGCGTCTGATGCCCTATAACAACTGCGTTACGGTGGCTCAGCTACGGCAGCTCAGAACCCAGGCAAGGACGTTTGATGAGTCAGGTACCAGCTCGAAGTATaattacgtgctacgtgacgccaagaggcaaaaaaaaggtgttccACTCTGCTataatggctactggtggcgctgacttgcCCTTACACGTTTATAAGCACATAAATACCAAATAAAGTGAGCGCAGGGATAACCGCCGCCGTAGCTAAATTGGCAGCGCATCGgattcgttattcgaaggttccaGGTTCCGGTCCCAGGTTCGGCCCCTGTCGGTGGCTAGTAATCTTTcagtccacttttctttgttgacATTTCACACTGTAGACATTTgaagaaaacacgaaaaagtaATAAATAATCTAAACACCTATATTTGCAGCAAGgtggcaagttgggctagttaGATAACGTCCATGATTGAAAattttttgttgaagcgcacagaagacagacggacagaagaggctgacaaggacagcaagcgctgtccttgtcagcctcttctgtctgtctgttctcagtgcgcttcaacaaaaaatTTTCAATCATATACCTACATTTGCCGTCCCGAGGTACAGATGAAGAAAAATTTTCTCAACGTATTTTTGAAAGTTTTCCTGTTTAGGTGAACTACGTCAACGCGTTTGTTGAGGACACACGGTATCTTATTCTGTTACCACAGATTTTCTTGACCTAACCATTGAATTCAACGTAGGATGAAACACCCCTCATCGCAAGACAATATCAACGCTGACATGTTTCGACAACCTCTATTCTACGATGCAGTCAGTCATATTAAGGTTTGAGTTATTTGTTTCCCTTTGTTATAAACCTAATGTCTTCTCTGAGGTTTCTGGATTCTTTCAGAGCATCTTTTCCTTCTCTGAGTTCCTTGCTTAGTTGTCGTGAGCCTTCTATTGCTCACGCATTTTTCGACATGGTTAACCAACACGAACGTTTCGTTAGCAAAATACAAGTGTGCGGAAAAACACGTCCGACAGCAGCGCTAAAATTGCAAGAACTTGACCGCTATTCAATACAAAAGGCAATTTCTCACCTGTAAGAGGCGTAGTATTTAGTTTGCGGTGCCCAAGTTCACTGCTGTCGAGTTGTGGGCGACGGCTTTCTTGAAGCCTCTTTTTGTATAGAACTGGTGAACTGTTGCCCACTGGTGATGTTCTGTCTCCGTCGTCGACAGAAGAAACGCGCCCCGCTGCGAATATTCCAAGTTGTCAAGCTGTGTCAGCGATGCATCGGCAGCAGGCGTATCTGAAAATCAGCGTAGTTTTAGCAGGTCATGCCAAGGTGCACTACTCCCAGAATGTATATTAATCTCGGTTAATCTCGATTAACAGCGCAAAAAACATAGATGAAGTGGACACAGCACAAAACTGACTTTcagctgatttatttatttttgttattgataggcctgccgtggtggtctagtggctaaggtactcggctgctgatccgcaggtcgcggaattgaatcccgaatgcggctgcattttcaatggaggtgaaaatgttgtaggcccgtgagcttggaaatccaggtggtcgaaatttctggatcccatcaatacggtgcctctcataatcatattgccacttggccgcaAGTTACGGctagcgcaagccatggctgcccgcgagaatggaagacgatgttctggggcagcgcgtgctctggctagttgtttattattgaagcagccatcttgccagttttcggtgcgtctccccgccggctcagttcttcctacttgaagaccttttgtagcacgtgacaactggtgcaGCTGCTGGGTAAAccccagccgatgttccaaacgcctccagggagccctgtacctgcagtgacaacacctgtccaccgcttaagccgaagactccgaggactacctcctgagcgtGGACCTCTTCCCAAAATGACGTCTGTTACACCCCCGAACGCTacggaaggcgctgcagcctccaacgcacaggaAAGCACTGCAGTCACGcatcatacgctgtggaagccacgtgtgccgaaggtgttccacgaTTCggtcttggaggatgtcgaagactggctggcccagCTCGAACGGCTTTCAgattacaatggttggaccgacTTCGACAAAATGAGGAGCATGCATATCAGCTTGGATAAGCaggaaactagcagcgcacataaagaaagttgtaatgccttggtacgaagcacaaattTGTACTGCCGGTGGGCACGTAGTCCCCCtaatcggcatgtgcactatcagagtgaaCATTCGGGGATGTAtgtttctcgccagctgcctcgtacttagtgactgttcccgagacctaataCTCGGAGTCGATTTTTTGCGGGAGCATGGCGCTATCATCGAAATTCTAGAGCGTACCGTGACGTTTACGACAGCTGGATCCTCCGACAAACCTGACGAcgcaatatggtggttttaggcaTTAAGCCCCccgtataaatcaatcaattgggTTTTTATTGAAAACGGGAAGATATATACCACGTGAACATAACAACTTGTGGCTGACCCGGATTTGCCATTCGTCGAAAAATATACACTGCGCGTCCAAGCATTCTCATGTACGCAAGAACTCGCCGCTGCAGTCGCATAGTGAAAATCGCGGAGCGTTTGCTGTCCATGTGAAACAAAACCGCCATTACCGGTGGTTGCGAACTGCGCAAATAGAGTGAACCGAaccatttttttaaagacgatagtctttcttggggaccttcgacgcaaaaattttagtctgtctgtctgtctctacgtttgtctgactgtccgtccttaacggtaccctaaacggcaccaaagtggtcAAACTAtacttcaaacggccgaccccatccgcagcgccctccaatattgctcaagattcagcgttcatacttgtgcgattgtcaattaaaaagcaataattgcgcatatctgaggcaccataagaacCCGTCAATATTCTGCAtctgtgtctcttactagaaaaggcataagtAACTATAAGgaacgtagcgtttatcacgttgcgctgactaggcaacgcttgcacgaaaaggcaagtgtttccaacgctttgctaagactacatggtggtggcacctatccgccgccttgcgttctacaccttatcacctctgagacgggcgcgcaaggtgcgcgcgcttcgttttccaagataactgccagatagcattcatgtctcacgtttgacgtgacaagatgcgctcgttcgcctccgctgcacactcgaggcactgtaacgcagcgcctccagtataccatttaccaattttcttgcgcagaatatgaaataaacgttttgttcactctctccagacgcaagactatcgtccttcgacgacatttgcagtgtaacatgcagatacggggtcatttttttttttttgtcgctgcaATCGTGGTATGTGAAACAGCCTTTTGGGCAGCTTCATGCATTCATGTGGCAATGGAAGGCGTCACCATTAGGAAGCATTGAACTCGCTTTATTTGTTCACAATTGGCTCAAGCCACTTCAACGAGTGTGTCCCGTGTGCGCCAACGTGTGCACAAGCACCCCTAACTACCCTTCCGTACTAACGCGgggatggtgctgccacctgcaGTCCCCTCTCGCGGCAAAAAGTAAAGCGTAGGGCGAAATACACATACGGCTGCCTCGTATGGTACCCACGTTATTGTCTCGTAGCATGGCCTTCGTCGCGAAGATATCGACATCTCTGCTCAGACTTGACTGCCGATGTTACGCCCGACCATGAGCTACCCTATACACACCAATGCACTGCTCTGCGTGCCTGCTAAGCGCACACTATACGCCCACTGACTGTTGAAATTACACGAAGATGTCGAATCACCTCGTCAAGCTCGGTGGAAAGCGAAAAATCCGGCATAGGCTGCTTTTGACTGACTTATTCGCATGAAGTTGGTTTCCCCAATTGATGAGATTTATTAGATTTCTTTTGTCGTTTTATGCCATTTTTCCATCAGCGTCGCCTTAAAGTATATTAAGCACTATACGAAActtaataaaaatattttgtgATAATGCGCCCATAACATATACATGGTGCCCTGTGTCAATGCCACTGATGGAAATCGGAAACGTTGGCTGTTGAACAGCTGTCAATGTACATACATCCAAGGTTTCCGTTCGGTTTTGCAGGATCAATCTTACTCTAAACGCTCATTTTTCTACTTACGTTTGAATTGAATGAGTCTTTCTTTGTCATCGaatatcatgtttttttttatattgcccAATAACTAGTTAACCCCAGATGGAGCTGATTGTTCTCTTCACTCGAGTATACTCAGCTTCGACTTCTTTTACTTAGTTCCTAAGATCTTCGAAGTTTTTGTCGAATATACCCAAGTGACGTATGTAGCAGTAAGCCTTAAACCCTCCGTATAGCACATTTGTAGAAACCGATTGTCTGCAGAAAAATGCCGCCATGTATACCACCCTTGCTGGGTCATATCTTTATGTGATATCTCAAGAACAACCGACAATGCGGAACGCGACGTCTGCTGCagcaaagaagacatcgaccatctgttatgccattgccctcgattttcctctgaaagacagaagctttcggacgcattgcgacaattggacgatcggccactctctgtgcagatgctactggaacatcGTCAtcacctttcgtcggctcaaaaagcagccaaagctgtcttgtgctttttgaggactacaggctacgtgaccacctttaacttttgtgtagtgccaccgctgcatacccgccagccgattgactgacaatcctgtttttttttctctctctttttcttttctctttcctctctctctcatcattATGcaccccttcccattcccccagcgtaaggtagcaaaccgggcatgtgcctggttaacctccctgccttccctcttgttgtttatcccccccccccctcaagaaCAAAATGTTGGGCTAATTGGCTATCCATGTACACTTAAAGAAAACTCACTAAAACTGACGACCACAAAAGGAAGAGCAGACACAAGACATGTGCCTGTCTTGTGACTGCTATTTGCTTTGTGCTCGTCAGTTTTAGTACGTTTTCTTTCGGAGTACATCGATTCCTATAGTATATTGTTTTCCATAAGCAATGGGTTCTTTTAGTTTTCTTATGAAAACATGTTTCTGTAATATGATCGCGCGACCTGCTGTCACAATGCAACGCGAGGGCTAAGGGCACTTCAAGCTGTCTCATTGCAGCGTTTACCATGGTCACTGCTTGATCGTcctctatgaaaaaaaaagtgagatgaACTGAAATGAAAAATGTTTTTCTGTTGCTCCCACTCAAGCCAGATCATCTGCCTTAGATTAATATCGAACTTGTC
Above is a window of Rhipicephalus microplus isolate Deutch F79 chromosome 1, USDA_Rmic, whole genome shotgun sequence DNA encoding:
- the LOC119184737 gene encoding juvenile hormone acid O-methyltransferase-like; protein product: MYPAEGRLSSAVEISELPRNGRWCIASNAKEELRISTKLYAQNNSLQRKHNNTVLEFCQPAFLAEPLSTMQVLDVGCGTGDFTRDFLLPRCLPCARLVGIDCSVDMIKYASRHSAHEKIEYEVLDIGEDVTEFISHRGRFDRVYSFYCLQWLKDQGRALKNIAALMAPGAQCVLVFPASHQPGAVWSLLAKMDRWAKYSEMLLQFIVKSHYMVDKIEQMRYMSTLLREAGLFPNIFVLPRLVTFDGWSEQAIVGAQMSLLPINHLVTDDERALLFDDVTTLVRKVHGPETDQSIFRTYIIMASK